In the Candidatus Lernaella stagnicola genome, one interval contains:
- a CDS encoding peptide-N-glycosidase F-related protein, protein MKQFWILSLLCLIALGATLILTAGCDDDDDDDSGNAATPCETFCKRVSGCGLAGQIDVSDMNECLQYCATADKELVGCVVEAENCEAVDVCYEEEPVGDDDDDDDNDDDTSPPPFVFSCEDLGLPVREFLDAEPDSSLYASAADFTVETLDGEWSFAENFTGCESYLIIQDKPAQNLGWSVGIWERDAEAFLSMLPDNAQVLFVSTSFDESYRRQSLKDLREQIDAYIEDLPPEEQAKWPRRIHYVTDAAREMPHWLGEIFTSPRWGAGIDRLQRIRYIGSYADYTRYDASHGWFAPNLKMAANEPVYYNFEAERETYLESVDATVIPLFTGEVLSDPGWAGLRGAATVTLPDETAMAAFDTLELDLYLGCDGEGEYQTCPDWDYLVELYLCDVDETERCSIEIGRWITTYHREGRWVHDISGVLPLLSAGGEFRFEFYTQQPYEVELNLRLSSQARAERPVESHFLFSGGAFGPDYNSNFEPVVLDVDGDVTRVELATVITGHGGAEPGNCAEFCNTTHHFSINGDEVVREFPEAGNSRDCMDKVVEGTVPNQYGTWWYGRSGWCPGKEVPMVRTDITEFVDLGAENTIEYWGLYLGDAYPSSGASISLKSWVVLYK, encoded by the coding sequence ATGAAACAGTTTTGGATACTGAGTTTGCTCTGCTTGATCGCACTTGGCGCGACTCTCATTTTAACCGCCGGTTGCGACGACGACGATGACGACGACAGCGGCAACGCAGCGACGCCTTGCGAAACCTTCTGTAAGCGGGTTTCCGGCTGCGGCCTTGCCGGGCAGATCGACGTGTCGGATATGAATGAATGCCTGCAATACTGCGCCACGGCCGACAAAGAACTGGTCGGCTGTGTTGTCGAAGCCGAAAATTGCGAAGCAGTCGACGTTTGCTACGAAGAAGAACCGGTCGGTGATGACGACGATGACGATGACAACGACGACGACACGTCGCCTCCGCCGTTTGTTTTTAGTTGTGAAGACCTGGGCCTGCCGGTGCGCGAGTTTCTTGACGCCGAACCCGATAGTTCGCTTTATGCGTCGGCGGCGGATTTCACCGTCGAGACGCTGGATGGCGAATGGAGTTTCGCGGAGAACTTTACCGGCTGCGAATCCTATTTGATTATTCAGGACAAACCGGCGCAAAACCTCGGCTGGTCGGTGGGCATCTGGGAGCGCGACGCGGAAGCCTTTTTGAGCATGCTTCCGGACAACGCGCAGGTGCTTTTTGTCTCCACTTCCTTCGATGAAAGCTACCGCCGTCAGTCGTTGAAGGATTTGCGCGAACAGATCGACGCTTATATCGAGGATCTGCCGCCGGAAGAGCAAGCCAAATGGCCGCGGCGCATTCACTACGTCACCGACGCCGCTCGGGAGATGCCGCATTGGTTGGGTGAAATCTTCACGAGTCCGCGGTGGGGCGCGGGTATCGACCGCCTCCAGCGTATTCGTTACATCGGCAGTTACGCCGATTACACGCGGTACGACGCCTCGCACGGGTGGTTCGCGCCGAACCTGAAAATGGCCGCGAACGAACCCGTCTACTACAACTTTGAAGCCGAGCGCGAAACCTATCTGGAGAGCGTCGATGCGACGGTGATACCGCTCTTCACCGGCGAGGTCCTTTCCGATCCCGGTTGGGCGGGACTGCGCGGTGCGGCGACGGTTACGCTGCCGGACGAGACGGCCATGGCGGCTTTCGACACGTTGGAACTGGACCTTTATCTTGGTTGCGACGGCGAGGGCGAGTACCAAACCTGCCCCGACTGGGATTACCTCGTCGAGCTTTACTTGTGCGACGTGGACGAAACAGAGCGTTGCTCGATCGAAATCGGCCGGTGGATCACGACCTACCACCGCGAAGGTCGCTGGGTACACGACATCAGCGGCGTCCTGCCGTTGCTTAGCGCCGGGGGAGAGTTCCGCTTCGAGTTCTACACGCAGCAGCCCTATGAGGTCGAGTTGAATCTGCGGCTTTCGAGCCAGGCGAGGGCGGAGAGACCCGTCGAGTCCCATTTCTTGTTTTCGGGCGGCGCGTTCGGTCCGGACTACAACAGCAATTTCGAACCGGTCGTGCTCGACGTGGACGGCGATGTGACGCGGGTCGAACTCGCTACGGTCATTACGGGACACGGCGGCGCGGAACCCGGCAACTGCGCGGAGTTCTGCAACACGACACATCACTTCTCGATCAACGGCGATGAGGTCGTCCGCGAGTTTCCGGAAGCCGGTAACAGTCGCGACTGCATGGACAAAGTCGTGGAGGGGACAGTGCCCAACCAGTACGGCACGTGGTGGTACGGCCGTAGCGGTTGGTGCCCGGGCAAGGAAGTGCCGATGGTGCGCACGGATATCACCGAGTTCGTCGATCTGGGCGCGGAGAACACCATCGAATACTGGGGGCTCTACCTAGGCGACGCGTATCCGTCTTCGGGCGCGAGCATCTCCTTGAAATCGTGGGTGGTGTTGTACAAGTAA
- a CDS encoding prepilin-type N-terminal cleavage/methylation domain-containing protein, whose translation MKRNAGFSLVELLIVISIISILTTIAIPNYVGQRTLAYNSTAESMAKNFRTCQGAYRELHEGYATNINQLLTVDKNLLDTPGLTFLWILAQSDDYVFNVRHERGDRWYTEVP comes from the coding sequence ATGAAACGGAACGCCGGATTCAGCTTGGTGGAACTACTGATCGTGATCTCGATTATCAGCATTCTCACGACCATCGCCATTCCCAATTACGTGGGCCAACGTACCCTGGCCTACAACAGCACCGCAGAAAGCATGGCGAAGAACTTCCGGACGTGCCAGGGGGCGTATCGAGAGTTACACGAAGGATACGCGACCAACATCAACCAACTGCTCACCGTCGACAAGAACCTGCTTGATACGCCGGGGCTGACGTTTTTGTGGATCCTCGCGCAAAGCGACGACTACGTGTTCAACGTCCGGCACGAACGCGGTGATCGCTGGTATACCGAAGTACCCTGA
- a CDS encoding aldo/keto reductase — MRFRELGRSGIEASVVGLGAWAIGGWMWGGTEEKDGIAAIQAAIDAGISLIDTAPAYGYGRSEEIVGKAIRQRRDRVVLATKCGLVWEGTSGEFFFYGNQRGQADESDPDARRIYRYLHPDSVRREVEQSLRRLGTDYIDLMQTHWPDATTPIQDTMAELLKLKDEGKIRAIGASNVEPSHLREYLAAGQLDNIQENFSMIDRQIERDLLPMARENGLAVLAYSPMVLGLLTGKIGPDRRFEEGDLRLGDPRFSAEGLQRMQGLLAGFQPIAENHDATIGQLVIAWTAAQPGLTHVLCGARRPDQAAENAAAGDLLLSEDELVRIDAALAEYLAVETA, encoded by the coding sequence ATGCGGTTTCGAGAACTGGGACGGTCGGGAATCGAGGCATCGGTCGTCGGCTTAGGCGCGTGGGCCATCGGCGGTTGGATGTGGGGCGGCACCGAGGAAAAAGACGGTATCGCAGCGATTCAGGCCGCCATCGACGCCGGCATTTCATTGATCGACACCGCGCCGGCCTACGGCTACGGTCGCTCGGAGGAAATCGTCGGCAAGGCAATCCGCCAGCGGCGTGATCGCGTCGTGTTGGCCACCAAGTGCGGCCTGGTGTGGGAGGGAACCAGCGGCGAGTTCTTTTTCTACGGCAACCAACGCGGCCAGGCCGACGAATCCGATCCCGATGCGCGGCGTATATATCGTTATTTGCATCCGGACTCGGTGCGGCGCGAAGTGGAACAGAGCTTGCGTCGCTTGGGCACCGATTACATCGACCTGATGCAAACCCATTGGCCGGATGCGACGACACCGATCCAAGACACGATGGCCGAACTGCTGAAGCTGAAGGACGAAGGTAAGATCCGCGCGATCGGCGCCAGCAACGTGGAACCCTCGCATTTGCGCGAGTATCTTGCCGCCGGGCAACTCGACAACATCCAAGAAAACTTCAGCATGATCGACCGGCAGATTGAGCGGGACCTGCTGCCGATGGCTCGTGAGAACGGGCTGGCCGTATTGGCGTATTCGCCCATGGTGCTGGGGCTGTTGACCGGCAAGATCGGCCCAGACCGCCGCTTCGAAGAAGGGGATTTGCGCCTTGGAGACCCGCGTTTCAGCGCCGAAGGATTGCAGCGCATGCAGGGCTTGCTCGCCGGGTTCCAGCCGATTGCGGAGAACCACGACGCGACCATCGGTCAGCTTGTTATCGCGTGGACGGCGGCGCAACCCGGCTTGACTCATGTGTTGTGCGGTGCCCGGCGTCCGGACCAAGCGGCGGAGAACGCGGCGGCAGGCGATTTGCTGCTCAGCGAAGACGAACTGGTGCGGATCGATGCGGCTCTCGCTGAATACCTTGCTGTAGAGACGGCGTAG
- a CDS encoding L,D-transpeptidase, with translation MKTNPAGLIMLLALLVGAAFTSVAPAEDDTTPTPTPQVVRAKVVTDHLKKDPPIDRSAGRVKMEGERQAPQWVQIPIHQPHWRDRMTQLGIAKNAPRRMVVSKRRHLLQLVAGDQVVGEYPVGFGRNYLNDKLEQGDKTSPEGVFRVVHKHPSKKTHRSLCLDYPNAQTHRKRARARQLGVKFTREAGSDICIHGHGVWGGETFYEKGGVYYVKNWTRGCLTINDDLMEEVYAFGHTGMRVEISW, from the coding sequence ATGAAAACCAACCCGGCCGGACTCATCATGTTGCTGGCGTTGCTGGTCGGCGCGGCCTTTACGTCAGTGGCTCCGGCCGAGGACGACACCACACCGACACCGACTCCGCAGGTCGTGCGCGCCAAAGTCGTCACCGACCATTTGAAAAAAGACCCGCCCATCGATCGGTCTGCGGGGCGCGTGAAGATGGAAGGCGAGCGGCAGGCGCCGCAGTGGGTGCAGATTCCCATCCACCAACCGCATTGGCGCGACCGGATGACGCAGTTGGGTATCGCCAAGAACGCGCCGCGACGGATGGTTGTCAGCAAGCGGCGGCACTTGCTGCAGCTTGTCGCCGGCGACCAGGTGGTCGGCGAGTATCCGGTTGGATTTGGGCGAAACTACCTCAACGATAAGCTTGAACAGGGCGACAAAACCTCGCCGGAGGGCGTGTTTCGCGTCGTCCACAAGCATCCGTCGAAAAAGACGCACCGCTCGCTTTGCCTTGACTATCCGAACGCGCAAACCCACCGGAAGAGAGCGCGGGCGCGGCAATTGGGCGTGAAGTTCACGCGCGAGGCCGGTAGCGACATTTGCATTCACGGACACGGCGTGTGGGGCGGCGAGACGTTCTACGAAAAGGGCGGCGTGTACTACGTGAAAAACTGGACACGAGGCTGCCTGACAATCAATGACGATCTCATGGAAGAGGTGTACGCCTTCGGGCACACGGGCATGCGGGTCGAGATTTCCTGGTAA
- a CDS encoding NAD(P)/FAD-dependent oxidoreductase has product MTQKTYDVIVVGAGPAGAMCAITSAHQGLSVLLIEAEAESAYGHTYVLEVEKDAFSQCGVPDPAGKEIAYVPQGVRAFSCSGWEAFSNPKHEMHIVRLRETVRRLVRQAKDEGTDVRFGWRVRHPLVENSRVIGVVAESRRGSEKTFRGSVVVDATGNAAALARRLPESCGIDFTDRPEDRIIAESRLYDIDVEKAARAAERGEVAPEVISHVISNHGAFSTLSHTVSLRFKSLFLLAGIQEENYPPNPAQALDELKERFDFVGREIYRGGGPIRIRRAGLRLVCDGFAVIGEAAGMVIPMQASGVTSSLLAGHGLGSHLGKVLANGGKATTATLWSWAASYQQNRGAVLASYDVNRRFLQSLDPISEIEPLFKSGVVQGEDVYRCFEAKPFRVSLGTMPDRMRGILQNPGLALKAAPSMSKIPLVEFHWRRYPKVWDANAFASWKKTAEFLLP; this is encoded by the coding sequence ATGACGCAAAAAACCTATGACGTGATTGTGGTGGGTGCCGGTCCGGCCGGCGCCATGTGCGCAATTACCTCTGCCCATCAAGGCCTTTCGGTACTGCTGATCGAAGCGGAAGCAGAATCCGCATATGGCCACACCTACGTGTTGGAGGTCGAGAAAGACGCTTTTTCGCAGTGCGGCGTGCCGGACCCCGCGGGCAAAGAAATCGCCTACGTGCCGCAGGGCGTCAGAGCCTTCTCCTGCTCCGGCTGGGAGGCGTTCTCCAATCCGAAACACGAGATGCACATCGTCCGCCTCCGCGAAACCGTGCGACGCCTGGTTCGCCAGGCCAAGGACGAGGGAACCGATGTGCGATTCGGTTGGCGCGTTCGCCACCCCTTGGTCGAAAACAGCCGGGTCATCGGCGTGGTTGCTGAAAGCCGTCGCGGCAGCGAGAAAACCTTTCGCGGCTCCGTTGTCGTCGACGCCACCGGAAACGCCGCAGCGCTCGCCCGCCGTCTGCCTGAATCGTGCGGCATCGATTTTACCGACCGGCCCGAGGACCGCATCATCGCCGAGTCTCGTTTGTACGACATCGACGTGGAGAAAGCCGCCCGCGCTGCCGAGCGCGGCGAGGTGGCACCGGAAGTCATCAGCCATGTGATTTCCAACCACGGGGCGTTCAGCACGCTCAGCCATACGGTTTCGCTGCGCTTCAAGAGCCTGTTTCTGCTCGCGGGGATCCAGGAAGAAAACTACCCGCCCAATCCCGCTCAGGCTTTGGACGAACTCAAGGAACGTTTTGATTTCGTGGGGCGCGAGATTTATCGCGGCGGCGGCCCGATCCGCATTCGTCGCGCGGGGCTGCGGTTGGTTTGCGATGGTTTCGCCGTCATCGGTGAAGCCGCCGGTATGGTGATCCCCATGCAGGCCAGCGGTGTCACTTCTTCGCTTCTGGCCGGCCACGGCCTCGGGTCGCACCTGGGAAAAGTCCTGGCGAATGGCGGTAAGGCGACGACGGCAACGCTGTGGTCGTGGGCCGCCTCCTACCAGCAAAATCGCGGCGCGGTGCTGGCGTCCTACGACGTCAACCGCCGCTTCCTGCAATCCTTGGACCCGATATCCGAAATCGAGCCTCTGTTTAAGTCCGGCGTGGTACAGGGAGAAGACGTTTACCGGTGCTTTGAGGCCAAGCCCTTTCGTGTCTCGCTGGGCACGATGCCCGACCGCATGCGCGGCATTCTGCAGAACCCGGGCCTGGCGCTAAAAGCGGCCCCCTCGATGAGCAAGATCCCGCTCGTGGAGTTCCACTGGCGCCGATACCCGAAGGTATGGGATGCGAACGCTTTTGCCTCGTGGAAAAAAACGGCGGAATTCTTGCTGCCGTAA
- the msrA gene encoding peptide-methionine (S)-S-oxide reductase MsrA: protein MPRAYQAVVVITIALAVFVAVTTLSAADPWTGTITGAHPVQNAMSNFTGNDTSAPLIDKKSPGRIETATFGLGCFWCPDGVFGTLPGVIRTRVGYAGGTKANPTYHSLGNHTETIQVDFDPRRITYAELLDVFWRNHSPTQRPWSRQYRSIVLYENDAQKQATLESRERWQSKSGKKLYTVIEPLDRFYRAEDYHQKYNLQKDAALMAELRAMFPNFGAFVDSTAVARLNGYVSGDGKREVLLREINDYGLSVGARQRLRAAVKR, encoded by the coding sequence ATGCCACGTGCATATCAGGCGGTGGTTGTGATCACTATCGCGTTAGCGGTCTTCGTAGCCGTTACGACACTTTCCGCGGCCGATCCGTGGACCGGAACCATCACGGGAGCGCATCCAGTGCAAAACGCAATGAGCAACTTCACCGGAAACGACACTTCGGCGCCGCTTATCGATAAAAAGTCGCCCGGCCGGATCGAAACGGCGACGTTCGGACTGGGCTGCTTCTGGTGTCCCGACGGAGTCTTTGGAACGCTGCCCGGTGTGATCCGCACGCGGGTCGGTTATGCGGGCGGCACGAAAGCGAACCCCACCTACCATAGTTTGGGGAATCACACCGAGACGATCCAGGTGGACTTCGACCCCCGACGGATCACGTATGCCGAATTGCTGGATGTGTTCTGGCGGAATCATTCACCGACGCAACGTCCGTGGTCGCGCCAGTATAGGTCGATTGTGCTGTACGAGAATGACGCGCAAAAACAGGCCACATTGGAAAGCCGCGAACGTTGGCAAAGCAAGTCGGGCAAAAAGCTTTACACGGTCATTGAACCACTCGATCGTTTCTATCGCGCCGAGGACTACCACCAGAAATACAACCTGCAGAAAGACGCGGCGTTGATGGCTGAATTGCGGGCAATGTTTCCCAACTTCGGCGCCTTTGTCGACTCCACCGCGGTCGCCCGTCTCAACGGCTACGTCAGCGGCGACGGAAAGCGCGAGGTCCTGTTGCGCGAGATCAATGACTATGGTTTGTCGGTCGGCGCCCGGCAGCGATTGCGCGCGGCGGTCAAGCGCTGA